From candidate division TA06 bacterium, one genomic window encodes:
- the rpsK gene encoding 30S ribosomal protein S11, with protein MPQSSPRREKKKAKQVDPLGVAHICATFSNTIITITGSKGDTVAWASAGSIGFKGSRKSTPFAAQLAAEKCAKEVLSLGMRKVEVWVKGPGSGREAAIRSLQAAGLTITAIKDVTPIPHNGCRPPKRRRV; from the coding sequence ATGCCTCAGAGCAGTCCGAGAAGAGAGAAGAAAAAAGCGAAACAGGTAGACCCGCTTGGTGTGGCGCACATCTGCGCGACTTTCAGTAACACCATCATAACAATCACGGGTAGTAAAGGAGATACGGTCGCTTGGGCGAGCGCTGGCTCTATAGGGTTCAAGGGCTCGAGAAAATCTACACCATTCGCAGCACAACTTGCAGCAGAGAAATGTGCAAAGGAGGTGTTGAGCCTGGGCATGAGAAAGGTTGAGGTCTGGGTGAAGGGCCCGGGATCCGGGAGGGAGGCGGCAATAAGGTCTCTCCAGGCAGCAGGTCTGACCATCACAGCCATTAAGGACGTGACACCTATACCGCACAATGGCTGCCGGCCACCGAAACGAAGACGTGTGTAA
- the rpsM gene encoding 30S ribosomal protein S13: MARIAGVDLPRDKRIEVGLTYIYGIGPSSSQKILNVTKVDPDRRVKDLTEEEVTKLRTEIESSYKVEGALRAEVSRHIRRLLDIGCYRGMRHRRGLPVRGQRTRTNARTRKGPKKTSGMVKKKVRLGKKG, from the coding sequence TTGGCAAGAATCGCTGGAGTTGACCTACCAAGAGACAAGAGGATTGAGGTGGGTCTCACCTACATCTATGGTATCGGCCCGAGTTCTTCACAGAAGATACTGAATGTGACCAAAGTGGATCCCGACAGAAGGGTGAAAGACCTGACGGAGGAAGAGGTCACCAAGCTCAGAACAGAGATAGAGTCTAGCTACAAGGTTGAAGGGGCTCTAAGAGCAGAGGTAAGCCGGCATATCAGGAGGCTGCTGGATATTGGATGCTACAGAGGTATGCGGCACAGAAGGGGGCTTCCAGTAAGAGGCCAGAGAACGAGGACCAATGCGAGAACAAGAAAGGGACCAAAGAAGACTTCCGGAATGGTCAAGAAGAAGGTCAGGCTTGGAAAGAAAGGATAG
- the rpsD gene encoding 30S ribosomal protein S4, whose product MGAYRGPVCRLCRREGVKLLLKGDKCSSDKCALEKRQYPPGEKKKRMRRKVSGYGLQLREKQKARRIYGIRERQFHRYYEHAAKRKGVTGDLLLQYLERRLDNVVYRLGFAPSRPAARQLVRHRHFQVNNRIVDIPSYLVEKGDDISLKTRSKGLNAIIKPCLEKKSEKGMPAWLSLDRKGMKGLIVEMPKREEIPLPIKEELIIELYSK is encoded by the coding sequence ATGGGAGCTTATCGAGGACCTGTTTGTCGACTTTGTAGAAGGGAGGGAGTGAAGCTTCTACTGAAGGGTGACAAGTGCTCCAGTGACAAGTGTGCACTGGAGAAGAGACAATACCCGCCTGGGGAGAAAAAAAAGAGAATGCGAAGGAAGGTCTCTGGATATGGCCTTCAGCTCAGGGAGAAACAGAAGGCAAGGAGAATATACGGCATTCGAGAGAGGCAGTTTCATCGATACTATGAGCACGCTGCAAAAAGGAAAGGGGTTACAGGAGATCTTCTTCTCCAGTACCTGGAACGGAGGCTTGACAATGTTGTGTACAGGCTCGGTTTTGCACCATCCCGGCCTGCGGCAAGACAGCTGGTCAGACACAGACATTTCCAGGTCAACAACAGGATAGTGGATATTCCTTCCTATCTAGTGGAAAAGGGTGATGACATCTCGTTAAAGACTCGATCCAAGGGTCTGAATGCCATAATAAAACCTTGTCTTGAAAAGAAGAGTGAGAAGGGTATGCCCGCGTGGTTGTCTCTGGATAGAAAGGGCATGAAAGGGCTCATAGTTGAAATGCCCAAGAGGGAAGAGATACCTCTTCCCATTAAGGAAGAACTGATTATCGAGCTTTACTCGAAGTAA
- the rpmJ gene encoding 50S ribosomal protein L36, with amino-acid sequence MKVRASVKKICDHCKIIRRKGVVRVICKNPRHKQRQG; translated from the coding sequence ATGAAAGTTCGTGCATCAGTAAAGAAAATCTGTGACCACTGCAAAATCATCAGGCGCAAGGGTGTCGTACGTGTCATATGCAAGAACCCGCGCCATAAGCAGAGACAGGGATAA
- the infA gene encoding translation initiation factor IF-1 — protein MAKKKGIQIEGTVIEALPNAMFRVELDKGHKVLAHISGKMRMHFIRILPGDRVTVELSPYDLTRGRIVYRFK, from the coding sequence ATGGCCAAGAAGAAAGGTATCCAGATAGAAGGGACTGTCATCGAAGCTCTGCCAAATGCAATGTTCAGGGTAGAGCTCGACAAGGGCCATAAGGTCCTTGCTCATATAAGCGGAAAGATGAGGATGCATTTCATAAGGATTCTACCGGGCGACAGAGTGACGGTCGAGCTGTCGCCGTATGATTTGACCCGAGGGCGGATAGTATATAGATTTAAGTAG